The sequence ATGCTTTGAATGTAAAGCTATGAAAATCCTCATGATGAAGACAGTTAATTAGACCCCAAACAcataaagaacaaaagaagggaaataaaaaataagatgcaATTAGGTGTGGGATAACATCAATATCCTTGCAGTATCTGCATGCATGCAATTGATTTAGGTTGGAGATGTGTTGCTCTGCTGCAGGCTAATAATTTATGTCTCAAATCAATTATAATGTTAACATGgtttaaaatgaaaatgatatgaaaACTACCCCAAATAACTAACTTAGTCATCAAATTATCATCCAATTTCCAAGGACTTATATGCAATAAtcataaacataaaaagaatAGGGAGATAAATTAAGAGATGTAAATAATCAATGAGATCGataagtttaaaatttagttACATATATCTCTTATCCTTGTAAGGTTTATTATAACTGTAATTAGGAACATTTATCTTTGCTcgcaaaaaataacaaaagcttAACAAACTAACATTTATTGTGAAAACTGATTTTATTCAAGAGAAATTAAGTGTCTCAACAAACTGATATTCATTCACAAACACccaagtgaaagaaaaaaaaaaagttcaacaAGTGGTAGGGTTAAAGGTGACGATTTGCCTACGAAGATCATAACCAATGTTATGATCACTCATGGTGAAACCTCCCAATATAGATGTGGTTGGATCAGAAGAACCTGCCTTAAATATAGCAAGGCACACGATGGGATTGTTTGCTATATCCACCTCCTCATAGAACAATTGCCTGTCTGTTATCTCCACATCAACcaaatcaatagtgaaaaccACACTGATGTGCTCCACATCCTCAAGAGATGCATCAAAGCAATACTCATAAGACTGCCTATGAATTGAACGGACAGTGGATATGTGTGACAACAATAATACCTCACTTAACATCCTGCAAAGTTCATCATAAGCTGATGTATGGAGCCGCGTAAAAGGGGTACCTGTGTCGAGGAGAAAGCCACCGTGGCCATTATCATCAATGGCAAATGTCTTAGATGGAATATCCAAAGCATGAAGGTCCTCACAATCCAATATGAATATGGAAAGAAGATTGACGTAGTAAAGAGAAGGGAACttcttattttgaatcaaaccaacAGATTCACCCTCAAGTTTTGCTGCATCTCCAAAAGAAAGATATGAAGATTTTCCACTCATGGAAAGACAATGAGAAAACCTTGAAATATTTAGTTGAGTAATAAACGATAATTTTCCTCTCCCCATACCCATAATACCATCATCTTGGGGAGAAAAATGTCCCTTAGTATCATGCGCACAACCAAATTTTAGAGGAGAATCAGATCTTTTTCTGGTGCCATTTGTGCCTTGGAATTGAAAATAATCCTCTGACAAGTCACCTTGAGCAAATGAGTCATCCATATATTCTTGCTTAAACTGACATATCCGCTCATCTTTCCAAGCGCAACCAATAGTTGTAGTGCCATAAAAAGCACGGCACTGCTGGTATTCACAATTCATGGTTTTGTAGGTGGTAGAGAAATCAGGGTCAAAGGTTGAACTCaatattttatcaaaacatTTTGAACATGGTTCACATTGGACCCATGTCAGATCACTCCCTGTATCAAGGCTCACTGTTACACGGCTCCAAGGAGTACCAATAGCTGTATCAAGTGAGTACATGTGACCTCGTCTCCTCatctttaatttcattaatgCATCCATGTATCCTGCATATGGAACCAAGGAAACATTAGTACTTGGATTATAAGCAGTAGATGGAGATAACCCATTGTAGATAATGGGTATCTCGAAGCTCATATCATCACTGGCATCTATATTGGTCAAATTTGCAGCTCCTCCAAAGAATATGATAACTAGCATCATGGCAATAGTTAGAGAGGACATTTTCCTAATTCTTTTGTGGGGCAAAGTATTGATGAAGGATAGGATACACACAGACATCCTCAaccttgattattatttataaagctagctagctagctaattacaagatcaatacatgaaaaatgtgaacaaACTACCACTACTCATGTCTTCAATCAAGCTCATATTGATTCATGTGAAAAATATTCAGCAACTACTCAACTTTCATATCCTCAAATTAAACATATGGAACTGGCGCATGATATCAGATATACACACATTACTTAATTATGCATGAATCATTCATTCTTTCACGAGAGCTTCGTTGTAACTTGAAAAGCAGTACTGCATGCATGAATCATCTTCTCATGCGAGCTATGTTGTAACTTGAGAAAAGTAGTACAGTTGCAGCATGCTTCATTTGttgatgattgattgaagacaaGGCTGCAGCATGGAATAGAGGTTGACAGGTGTAGGAGAAGGAAGTCAGAGTTCAGCGTGCAGGAGAAAGTTTTTCTTATGTTCAGTTTGAATAGATGATCAGATGAATGTTTTGTATTTGTTCAAGTGCCAGTGTGTTTGTATAAATTTGTGAAGTAGTGAAGTTTGTTAAATGTCAGgagggaaaaatgaaaagaagaatagaTTGAAATGGAGGGCTGAGATGAGTTCATCTCATCAAAAGATTAAGTTTGAGGCAGCAACTGGTTAAGCGGTTAGCTTATTTCAGATGAGGACACGTTGCTTATGACTCATCTAATGTTTATGACTCAGCTAGCTTGTTTAATAGCTTTGttttaaactaatatatatagatggagaactgatgaatgaatgaattaattaagCTTTCTCTCTTCCTTTTATTCCTCCTGGTTTTTGCTTGTTTGATCACTGAATATTCATCTGTGATCCCACTAGTTTTTCAACACCATTAACATAGTCTTAATCTTCATTCACTCAGCTTGCATTCAATTGCATTGCACTCACAAATTAATTACTCATGTAATGCAAAGTTTATGGGTGCACATATAACTCTAAAAGAACTCATGATactataattaaagaaatactAAACCTAACTAGCTCGGAGATAGCgtcatttattttggttttactcattaatattttgtatctaaaatatatataatttatagttGACAtcgttaaaattttaaaagttatatatatatatatataatttatagttGACAtcgttaaaattttaaaagttatatatatatatatatatatatatatattctgaatTTATATTGTTGCAGGAGATGGGAAAAAAATGTTGCTAAGTTATAACCAATATGACTCAATGAGATTTGTGTTTTATGaagttaatttaaaataaaaacatataatatatgcaaatttaaaaattttgaggaatataaattgaaattaaacAGAGAAGAAACAGTGAAATAATTACTGTTATcattatctataatttttttaatccaaacgtACGTGATTTTCTTGATGGTTACTGTAGAAATCTaatggtatttttttattttttgaaaaaattcacTCAGTtgacaaattgatttatatatggGTGTAACATCAGCACAAgggcatattatatatataatttatctaatttatttcaatgaaaatttcattttaattttgatagattatttaaaaaatttaaaattatatatcttataaaATGATCCTCCTATGAGATatctttgtattttaaaatatatattttttttttatgaaagcattttaaaatattagaaataggATAAATTGGAGTAAGTATCAAAAGATATCAaaagatattaaattaattaagtcCCTTTATCTGAAATAGAATTgtatgtttatcttttattaaaactaaaagATTAAAACTTGATAGTCTATAAATATAATAcagttttaatttataataacgaTATTTTGAATAGAGtgttttgttattaaataaaaaaaaagacttcaATCCTGCCATCAATGGCGAATAGCGAGAACAGTAGTGTGAAGTATACAACGCTCTAGATCTTGTGCTTTTTAATAATCAAACTTGGCATGGTTAGTGCACAATAGTGGCGGACCCAGAAATTTAGTTCAGCCCgggcttaaataaaagtcaaCATTCTTATATTTGTCAACTTTTAATTTTCTGGCGTTTTTAGCCCAATCATGGTCTCTCTTCAATCCAACCACGATCAGTGGCAGAACCAGAACTCATTGGTGAGGGGGGTTAATATCAACTACTATCATTGTGATAGATGTTTTaaacaatttctcaaattttattaaaacttaaaattttaaaaaaatttaaattactaaaattttttacatttgtcatgccacattatcaatttaatttttttttaattattaaaaaattataaaatctaaaacattgttttttttataattttcataattttttgaaaaaaaaacttatttttaattattaaagttattaaaaacttaacatTGCAAATTCTAGGATTTGAATCATGGTAGGCTCCTACCATCCAATTCCAAtaaaccactcaagcacatgTCTATTACATATTAGCtttatacaaacaaaatattataaaacattaatattcatataaaaaatcttaTTGAACATAGTTCTTCTAAGATTTTCCGGCCGGCCAGCCCGGGCTGCCACCCATGTGGGTCCACCCCTGGTACACAAGCAGACCCAGATATGTTCATATGTAGAAGATGTCCCTTCTAATAACAGTACTCCAAAGGTTTCATGTGATTCATTTGAATATAAGTTTGAAtacaaagatgaagatgatggggTGGTGAAGATGTGTGAAAAGGGCCAAACATGCTGGCAAAAATATTGCATACTTGTGTATGCAAAACAAAGATGTCAAGATTTTTATGGATGGAAGGTGTTGCCAGGGAGTGTCAAAGCTTTAAAGCCTGATGAAGACCCCAATGAGATCATCAAAAGAGCATCAACAAATGGGGCTTGGGAGTGGCTCCAAAGTGAAGGGGCATgtaattttcttcttgaaagaaaatcaattcgTGTTGATTGAGATTAATTAGATGttaatttgttatgatttttacttttttatttttatttttaactgatAACACCATGATTCGTCATAGAGTTTTTGCAAGCATACAAATATGTAATACTGTTCATGCATCGTATGAAGTCATAACTCACAAATTCTTAATTTGTCATGACTCCAACAAATTCACAATCTAATGCTTTAATTAGTTATCTTATAGTAgtgattttaaataattaattgtattaataatgtGAAAGTCGATTTCTTTGATGATATCATTAGGACAACCAGTGAGCAACATCTACTCtgtttttatctaaaataaaaacagttagtataagtttaaaaattttgagaatatataataaaatcaaattataaaactagaaaagaacattaaaattattataatctaTCATTATCTACCAAAGGGTCTTTTGTCTAGTAGCACAGGCTGCAATCCAATCTTTTTATCCACGTACGGGACAAGTGCATAgacaattaaattttaattgtgcACTTGCCTTAGACAAAAAAATGatcattatctatttttttaattcaatgtgGATTTCGTGACAGCCACTGTATAaatccttttttaaaaaaaattcacttatTTGACAACTACTCCTCCTTCATGTCTCTAGCTAGTACATGGAACTTGTGGGTTGTATCAAATATACACCTACCAAAACGTGAATCATCATCTCACACGGACCATGTTGTATACTTGTATCGTGAAAATTAAGCATTGCAGTTGGAGCATCTTCAGCGTTGTCTTCATCCTCATCtgcattaattaattcattatttctTATCATTAAGATTATTANNNNNNNNNNNNNNNNNNNNNNNNNNNNNNNNNNNNNNNNNNNNNNNNNNNNNNNNNNNNNNNNNNNNNNNNNNNNNNNNNNNNNNNNNNNNNNNNNNNNNNNNNNNNNNNNNNNNNNNNNNNNNNNNNNNNNNNNNNNNNNNNNNNNNNNNNNNNNNNNNNNNNNNNNNNNNNNNNNNNNNNNNNNNNNNNNNNNNNNNNNNNNNNNNNNNNNNNNNNNNNNNNNNNNNNNNNNNNNNNNNNNNNNNNNNNNNNNNNNNNNNNNNNNNNNNNNNNNNNNNNNNNNNNNNNNNNNNNNNNNNNNNNNNNNNNNNNNNNNNNNNNNNNNNNNNNNNNNNNNNNNNNNNNNNNNNNNNNNNNNNNNNNNNNNNNNNNNNNNNNNNNNNNNNNNNNNNNNNNNNNNNNNNNNNNNNNNNNNNNNNNNNNNNNNNNNNNNNNNNNNNNNNNNNNNNNNNNNNNNNNNNNNNNNNNNNNNNNNNNNNNNNNNNNNNNNNNNNNNNNNNNNNNNNNNNNNNNNNNNNNNNNNNNNNNNNNNNNNNNNNNNNNNNNNNNNNNNNNNNNNNNNNNNNNNNNNNNNNNNNNNNNNNNNNNNNNNNNNNNNNNNNNNNNNNNNNNNNNNNNNNNNNNNNNNNNNNNNNNNNNNNNNNNNNNNNNNNNNNNNNNNNNNNNNNNNNNNNNNNNNNNNNNNNNNNNNNNNNNNNNNNNNNNNNNNNNNNNNNNNNNNNNNNNNNNNNNNNNNNNNNNNNNNNNNNNNNNNNNNNNNNNNNNNNNNNNNNNNNNNNNNNNNNNNNNNNNNNNNNNNNNNNNNNNNNNNNNNNNNNNNNNNNNNNNNNNNNNNNNNNNNNNNNNNNNNNNNNNNNNNNNNNNNNNNNNNNNNNNNNNNNNNNNNNNNNNNNNNNNNNNNNNNNNNNNNNNNNNNNNNNNNNNNNNNNNNNNNNNNNNNNNNNNNNNNNNNNNNNNNNNNNNNNNNNNNNNNNNNNNNNNNNNNNNNNNNNNNNNNTCCTCACATACAACAAAATATTAGATGATGAAATCACATCCATTAATGAAGATAAGCAACAGCTTATCTTTATTAAATGTAAGACTTAGCATGAAAAGCTATCTgtctttattataattttcatattaagCT comes from Dioscorea cayenensis subsp. rotundata cultivar TDr96_F1 chromosome 15, TDr96_F1_v2_PseudoChromosome.rev07_lg8_w22 25.fasta, whole genome shotgun sequence and encodes:
- the LOC120278000 gene encoding aspartic proteinase nepenthesin-2-like — protein: MSSLTIAMMLVIIFFGGAANLTNIDASDDMSFEIPIIYNGLSPSTAYNPSTNVSLVPYAGYMDALMKLKMRRRGHMYSLDTAIGTPWSRVTVSLDTGSDLTWVQCEPCSKCFDKILSSTFDPDFSTTYKTMNCEYQQCRAFYGTTTIGCAWKDERICQFKQEYMDDSFAQGDLSEDYFQFQGTNGTRKRSDSPLKFGCAHDTKGHFSPQDDGIMGMGRGKLSFITQLNISRFSHCLSMSGKSSYLSFGDAAKLEGESVGLIQNKKFPSLYYVNLLSIFILDCEDLHALDIPSKTFAIDDNGHGGFLLDTGTPFTRLHTSAYDELCRMLSEVLLLSHISTVRSIHRQSYEYCFDASLEDVEHISVVFTIDLVDVEITDRQLFYEEVDIANNPIVCLAIFKAGSSDPTTSILGGFTMSDHNIGYDLRRQIVTFNPTTC